From Cinclus cinclus chromosome 2, bCinCin1.1, whole genome shotgun sequence, one genomic window encodes:
- the IRS2 gene encoding insulin receptor substrate 2 isoform X1 yields MASPAVLGLLPPLSSPPGPNLNNNNNNNQGVRKCGYLRKQKHGHKRFFVLRGPGGGGEEAGGARLEYYESEKKWRNKSGAPKRVIALDSCLNINKRADAKHKYLIALYTKDEYFAVAAENEQEQEGWYRALTDLLNEGKAACQGSPYRHLASPFSASGGAAAASLAAAGEDLNYGLIAPATAAYREVWQVTLKPKGLGQSKNLTGVHRLCLSARTIGFVRLNCELPSVTLQLMNIRRCGHSDSFFFIEVGRSAATGPGELWMQADDSVVAQNIHETILEAMKALKELSEFRPRSKSQSSSSSSSGGAGGPGGSGASSTHPITVPGRRHHHLVNLPPSQTGLLRRSRTDSLAASAGTKCTPCRVRTASEGDGCRVGSAAGSPMSPGPVRTPLSRSHTLSGGGGRQAGKLLPVLASGGGLQSSRSMSMPASHSPPSATSPISLSSSSGLGSEPAHPHHPQRPSSGSASVSGSPSDAGFMSFDEYGSSPGGDLRPFSSSSTASNRSNTPESVAETPPVRDPGGGTDLYGYMAMERPPSGRLCYRPCPEAGSDRCHRKRTYSLTTPCRQRPAAPQVSSASLDEYTLMRATFAGSAGRLFPTCQAGASPKVTYTPYPEDYGDIEIGSHRSSGSSSTNLGPPAVGGGGGGDDGYMPMTPGVAAALGQGSRGSDDYMPMSPTSVSAPKQILQPRAGVGSGSPGNGSSYKTSSPGESSPDDSGYMRMWCGSKLSVESSDGRLSNGDYINMSPRDPQNGPQPPSLTPPDFFFAPSVQGSSEPPKPSCYSYSSLPRSYKSQGLAKDSDQYVFMNSPGRMIPEEAACGASQLPAGTCAPSSHSVPSPLRHSRTESFLSQRCQRVARPSRLSLETLRTMLPSMNEHPLPPEPKSPGEYINIDFGDAAVYSPPSLPADSPASSLGSGTGQRRSPLSDYMNIDFGSQSPSQSGTVSVGSLEALSPGSSSSTSQPSGRYLKAAVEVACSSSPSDGGDYTEMTFGMATTPPQPIIQKPESARVTSPTSGVKRLTLSGVEAFILSSPPPDPNRGAKVIRADPQGRRRHSSETFSSTTTVTPVSPSFAHNPKRHNSASVENVSLRKSEGLEEEQGSSPMCRETSAGFQNGLNYIAIDVVDGSLANCDKSRLKARHLLNGGINGVEMSTYASIDFLSHNLKEASAVKGSTGRWKR; encoded by the exons CTGCGCggcccgggcggcggcggggaagAGGCGGGGGGCGCCCGGCTCGAGTACTACGAGAGCGAGAAGAAATGGAGGAACAAGTCCGGGGCGCCCAAGCGGGTGATCGCCCTGGACTCCTGCCTCAACATCAACAAGCGGGCGGACGCCAAACACAAGTACCTCATCGCCCTCTACACCAAGGACGAGTACTTCGCTGTGGCGGCCGAGAAcgagcaggagcaggaaggcTGGTACAGGGCTCTCACCGACCTGCTCAATGAGGGCAAGGCGGCCTGCCAGGGGTCCCCCTACCGCCACCTCGCCTCCCCCTTCTCCGCCTccggcggcgccgccgccgcctcgctAGCCGCCGCCGGCGAAGACCTTAACTACGGGCTGATCGCGCCGGCCACCGCTGCCTACCGAGAGGTCTGGCAGGTGACGCTGAAGCCCAAGGGCTTGGGACAAAGTAAAAACCTCACCGGCGTCCACCGGCTCTGCCTCTCGGCCCGCACCATTGGGTTCGTGCGCCTCAATTGCGAGCTGCCCTCGGTCACTCTGCAGCTGATGAACATCCGCCGCTGTGGCCACTCCGACAGCTTCTTCTTCATCGAGGTGGGGCGCTCGGCCGCCACCGGCCCCGGCGAGCTCTGGATGCAAGCGGACGACTCGGTGGTGGCTCAGAACATTCACGAGACCATCCTGGAGGCCATGAAGGCGCTGAAGGAGCTGTCCGAGTTCCGGCCCCGCAGCAAGAGCcagtcctcctcctcctcttcctcgggGGGGGCCGGCGGGCCCGGCGGCAGTGGTGCCTCCTCCACCCACCCCATCACCGTGCCCGGCCGCCGGCACCATCACCTGGTCAACCTGCCTCCCAGCCAGACCGGCCTCCTCCGCCGTTCCCGCACCGACAGCCTCGCCGCCAGCGCGGGCACCAAGTGCACGCCCTGCCGGGTGAGAACGGCCAGCGAGGGCGACGGCTGCCGGGTGGGCTCTGCGGCCGGCAGCCCCATGAGCCCGGGCCCCGTGCGGACCCCCCTGAGCCGCTCGCACACGCTCAGCGGCGGCGGAGGGCGGCAGGCGGGGAAGCTGCTCCCGGTGCTGGCCAGCGGCGGCGGGCTGCAGAGCAGCCGTTCCATGTCCATGCCCGCCTCCCACTCGCCTCCCTCCGCCACCAGCCCCATCAGCCTCTCCTCCAGTAGCGGCCTCGGCTCCGAGCCTGCCCACCCGCATCACCCGCAGCGCCCGTCCAGTGGCAGCGCCTCCGTGTCCGGCTCTCCCAGCGACGCCGGCTTTATGTCCTTCGACGAGTACGGCTCCAGCCCAGGCGGCGACCTCCggcccttctcctcctcctccactgccAGCAACCGCAGCAACACCCCCGAGTCGGTGGCCGAAACCCCCCCAGTGCGGGACCCGGGGGGCGGCACCGACCTCTACGGATACATGGCGATGGAGCGGCCCCCGAGTGGCCGGCTCTGCTACCGGCCCTGTCCCGAAGCCGGCAGCGACAGGTGCCATCGGAAGCGGACCTACTCCCTGACCACGCCGTGCCGACAGCGACCCGCCGCGCCGCAGGTTTCCTCCGCCTCCCTCGACGAGTACACGCTGATGCGCGCCACCTTCGCCGGCAGCGCCGGCCGCCTCTTCCCCACCTGCCAAGCCGGGGCTTCCCCGAAAGTGACCTACACCCCCTACCCCGAGGACTACGGGGACATCGAGATCGGTTCTCACCGCAGCtccggcagcagcagcaccaatcTGGGCCCGCCGGCagtggggggaggagggggaggtgaTGACGGCTACATGCCCATGACCCCCGGTGTGGCTGCAGCCTTAGGGCAGGGAAGCCGGGGCAGCGATGATTACATGCCCATGAGCCCCACCAGCGTTTCTGCCCCCAAGCAGATCctgcagccccgggcagggGTGGGTAGTGGGTCCCCGGGAAACGGGAGCAGCTACAAGACCAGCTCTCCCGGGGAGAGCTCCCCTGATGATAGCGGGTACATGCGGATGTGGTGCGGCTCCAAGTTGTCTGTGGAGAGCTCAGATGGGAGGCTGAGTAACGGCGACTATATCAATATGTCCCCTCGGGACCCCCAGAATGGTCCCCAACCTCCCTCCCTCACCCCCCCAGACTTCTTTTTTGCCCCGTCAGTGCAGGGGTCCAGCGAACCCCCAAAGCCCAGCTGCTATTCATACAGCTCCTTACCCCGCTCATACAAGAGCCAGGGCTTGGCAAAGGACAGCGACCAGTATGTCTTCATGAACTCCCCGGGGAGGATGATCCCGGAGGAGGCAGCGTGTGGAGCGAGTCAGTTGCCTGCAGGTACCTGCGCCCCCTCCAGCCACTCGGTGCCTTCGCCCCTGCGGCACAGCCGGACCGAGAGCTTCCTTAGCCAGCGGTGCCAGCGGGTGGCCCGGCCCAGCCGCCTGTCTTTGGAGACCTTGCGGACGATGCTGCCCAGCATGAATGAGCACCCTCTGCCGCCTGAGCCCAAGAGCCCTGGTGAATACATCAACATTGACTTTGGGGATGCTGCTGTCTAttctcccccctccctgcctgctgacAGCCCGGCCTCCTCTCTGGGCTCAGGCACGGGGCAGAGGCGCTCCCCTCTTTCTGACTACATGAACATTGACTTTGGGTCCCAGTCACCCTCTCAGTCGGGCACAGTCTCAGTTGGCTCATTGGAAGCTCTCTCTCCAGGTTCTTCCTCCAGCACCAGCCAGCCCAGTGGACGCTACCTGAAGGCGGCTGTGGAGGTGGCTTGTTCGTCCAGCCCATCGGATGGTGGTGATTACACCGAGATGACCTTTGGCATGGCCACTACCCCACCTCAACCCATTATTCAGAAACCAGAAAGTGCCCGGGTCACCAGCCCCACATCTGGTGTGAAGAGGCTTACTCTCTCTGGGGTGGAGGCTTTCATTCTCTCCAGCCCTCCCCCAGACCCAAATAGGGGGGCCAAAGTAATCCGGGCAGACCCCCAGGGGCGGAGGAGGCACAGCTCAGAAACTTTCTCCTCCACCACCACTGtgaccccagtgtccccatcctTCGCACACAACCCCAAACGACACAACTCTGCCTCGGTGGAGAATGTGTCCCTCAGGAAAAGCGAAGGcctggaggaggagcagggtaGCAGTCCCATGTGCCGGGAAACCTCGGCTGGCTTCCAGAATGGCCTCAACTACATCGCCATTGATGTGGTGGATGGGTCCCTGGCAAACTGTGACAAATCCAGGTTGAAAGCTAGGCATCTCCTGAATGGGGGCATCAATGGAGTAGAGATGAGCACCTATGCCAGCATAGACTTTCTGTCTCACAACCTGAAAGAAGCCAGTGCTGTGAAAG GAAGTACAGGAAGATGGAAAAGATGA
- the IRS2 gene encoding insulin receptor substrate 2 isoform X2 produces MASPAVLGLLPPLSSPPGPNLNNNNNNNQGVRKCGYLRKQKHGHKRFFVLRGPGGGGEEAGGARLEYYESEKKWRNKSGAPKRVIALDSCLNINKRADAKHKYLIALYTKDEYFAVAAENEQEQEGWYRALTDLLNEGKAACQGSPYRHLASPFSASGGAAAASLAAAGEDLNYGLIAPATAAYREVWQVTLKPKGLGQSKNLTGVHRLCLSARTIGFVRLNCELPSVTLQLMNIRRCGHSDSFFFIEVGRSAATGPGELWMQADDSVVAQNIHETILEAMKALKELSEFRPRSKSQSSSSSSSGGAGGPGGSGASSTHPITVPGRRHHHLVNLPPSQTGLLRRSRTDSLAASAGTKCTPCRVRTASEGDGCRVGSAAGSPMSPGPVRTPLSRSHTLSGGGGRQAGKLLPVLASGGGLQSSRSMSMPASHSPPSATSPISLSSSSGLGSEPAHPHHPQRPSSGSASVSGSPSDAGFMSFDEYGSSPGGDLRPFSSSSTASNRSNTPESVAETPPVRDPGGGTDLYGYMAMERPPSGRLCYRPCPEAGSDRCHRKRTYSLTTPCRQRPAAPQVSSASLDEYTLMRATFAGSAGRLFPTCQAGASPKVTYTPYPEDYGDIEIGSHRSSGSSSTNLGPPAVGGGGGGDDGYMPMTPGVAAALGQGSRGSDDYMPMSPTSVSAPKQILQPRAGVGSGSPGNGSSYKTSSPGESSPDDSGYMRMWCGSKLSVESSDGRLSNGDYINMSPRDPQNGPQPPSLTPPDFFFAPSVQGSSEPPKPSCYSYSSLPRSYKSQGLAKDSDQYVFMNSPGRMIPEEAACGASQLPAGTCAPSSHSVPSPLRHSRTESFLSQRCQRVARPSRLSLETLRTMLPSMNEHPLPPEPKSPGEYINIDFGDAAVYSPPSLPADSPASSLGSGTGQRRSPLSDYMNIDFGSQSPSQSGTVSVGSLEALSPGSSSSTSQPSGRYLKAAVEVACSSSPSDGGDYTEMTFGMATTPPQPIIQKPESARVTSPTSGVKRLTLSGVEAFILSSPPPDPNRGAKVIRADPQGRRRHSSETFSSTTTVTPVSPSFAHNPKRHNSASVENVSLRKSEGLEEEQGSSPMCRETSAGFQNGLNYIAIDVVDGSLANCDKSRLKARHLLNGGINGVEMSTYASIDFLSHNLKEASAVKE; encoded by the coding sequence CTGCGCggcccgggcggcggcggggaagAGGCGGGGGGCGCCCGGCTCGAGTACTACGAGAGCGAGAAGAAATGGAGGAACAAGTCCGGGGCGCCCAAGCGGGTGATCGCCCTGGACTCCTGCCTCAACATCAACAAGCGGGCGGACGCCAAACACAAGTACCTCATCGCCCTCTACACCAAGGACGAGTACTTCGCTGTGGCGGCCGAGAAcgagcaggagcaggaaggcTGGTACAGGGCTCTCACCGACCTGCTCAATGAGGGCAAGGCGGCCTGCCAGGGGTCCCCCTACCGCCACCTCGCCTCCCCCTTCTCCGCCTccggcggcgccgccgccgcctcgctAGCCGCCGCCGGCGAAGACCTTAACTACGGGCTGATCGCGCCGGCCACCGCTGCCTACCGAGAGGTCTGGCAGGTGACGCTGAAGCCCAAGGGCTTGGGACAAAGTAAAAACCTCACCGGCGTCCACCGGCTCTGCCTCTCGGCCCGCACCATTGGGTTCGTGCGCCTCAATTGCGAGCTGCCCTCGGTCACTCTGCAGCTGATGAACATCCGCCGCTGTGGCCACTCCGACAGCTTCTTCTTCATCGAGGTGGGGCGCTCGGCCGCCACCGGCCCCGGCGAGCTCTGGATGCAAGCGGACGACTCGGTGGTGGCTCAGAACATTCACGAGACCATCCTGGAGGCCATGAAGGCGCTGAAGGAGCTGTCCGAGTTCCGGCCCCGCAGCAAGAGCcagtcctcctcctcctcttcctcgggGGGGGCCGGCGGGCCCGGCGGCAGTGGTGCCTCCTCCACCCACCCCATCACCGTGCCCGGCCGCCGGCACCATCACCTGGTCAACCTGCCTCCCAGCCAGACCGGCCTCCTCCGCCGTTCCCGCACCGACAGCCTCGCCGCCAGCGCGGGCACCAAGTGCACGCCCTGCCGGGTGAGAACGGCCAGCGAGGGCGACGGCTGCCGGGTGGGCTCTGCGGCCGGCAGCCCCATGAGCCCGGGCCCCGTGCGGACCCCCCTGAGCCGCTCGCACACGCTCAGCGGCGGCGGAGGGCGGCAGGCGGGGAAGCTGCTCCCGGTGCTGGCCAGCGGCGGCGGGCTGCAGAGCAGCCGTTCCATGTCCATGCCCGCCTCCCACTCGCCTCCCTCCGCCACCAGCCCCATCAGCCTCTCCTCCAGTAGCGGCCTCGGCTCCGAGCCTGCCCACCCGCATCACCCGCAGCGCCCGTCCAGTGGCAGCGCCTCCGTGTCCGGCTCTCCCAGCGACGCCGGCTTTATGTCCTTCGACGAGTACGGCTCCAGCCCAGGCGGCGACCTCCggcccttctcctcctcctccactgccAGCAACCGCAGCAACACCCCCGAGTCGGTGGCCGAAACCCCCCCAGTGCGGGACCCGGGGGGCGGCACCGACCTCTACGGATACATGGCGATGGAGCGGCCCCCGAGTGGCCGGCTCTGCTACCGGCCCTGTCCCGAAGCCGGCAGCGACAGGTGCCATCGGAAGCGGACCTACTCCCTGACCACGCCGTGCCGACAGCGACCCGCCGCGCCGCAGGTTTCCTCCGCCTCCCTCGACGAGTACACGCTGATGCGCGCCACCTTCGCCGGCAGCGCCGGCCGCCTCTTCCCCACCTGCCAAGCCGGGGCTTCCCCGAAAGTGACCTACACCCCCTACCCCGAGGACTACGGGGACATCGAGATCGGTTCTCACCGCAGCtccggcagcagcagcaccaatcTGGGCCCGCCGGCagtggggggaggagggggaggtgaTGACGGCTACATGCCCATGACCCCCGGTGTGGCTGCAGCCTTAGGGCAGGGAAGCCGGGGCAGCGATGATTACATGCCCATGAGCCCCACCAGCGTTTCTGCCCCCAAGCAGATCctgcagccccgggcagggGTGGGTAGTGGGTCCCCGGGAAACGGGAGCAGCTACAAGACCAGCTCTCCCGGGGAGAGCTCCCCTGATGATAGCGGGTACATGCGGATGTGGTGCGGCTCCAAGTTGTCTGTGGAGAGCTCAGATGGGAGGCTGAGTAACGGCGACTATATCAATATGTCCCCTCGGGACCCCCAGAATGGTCCCCAACCTCCCTCCCTCACCCCCCCAGACTTCTTTTTTGCCCCGTCAGTGCAGGGGTCCAGCGAACCCCCAAAGCCCAGCTGCTATTCATACAGCTCCTTACCCCGCTCATACAAGAGCCAGGGCTTGGCAAAGGACAGCGACCAGTATGTCTTCATGAACTCCCCGGGGAGGATGATCCCGGAGGAGGCAGCGTGTGGAGCGAGTCAGTTGCCTGCAGGTACCTGCGCCCCCTCCAGCCACTCGGTGCCTTCGCCCCTGCGGCACAGCCGGACCGAGAGCTTCCTTAGCCAGCGGTGCCAGCGGGTGGCCCGGCCCAGCCGCCTGTCTTTGGAGACCTTGCGGACGATGCTGCCCAGCATGAATGAGCACCCTCTGCCGCCTGAGCCCAAGAGCCCTGGTGAATACATCAACATTGACTTTGGGGATGCTGCTGTCTAttctcccccctccctgcctgctgacAGCCCGGCCTCCTCTCTGGGCTCAGGCACGGGGCAGAGGCGCTCCCCTCTTTCTGACTACATGAACATTGACTTTGGGTCCCAGTCACCCTCTCAGTCGGGCACAGTCTCAGTTGGCTCATTGGAAGCTCTCTCTCCAGGTTCTTCCTCCAGCACCAGCCAGCCCAGTGGACGCTACCTGAAGGCGGCTGTGGAGGTGGCTTGTTCGTCCAGCCCATCGGATGGTGGTGATTACACCGAGATGACCTTTGGCATGGCCACTACCCCACCTCAACCCATTATTCAGAAACCAGAAAGTGCCCGGGTCACCAGCCCCACATCTGGTGTGAAGAGGCTTACTCTCTCTGGGGTGGAGGCTTTCATTCTCTCCAGCCCTCCCCCAGACCCAAATAGGGGGGCCAAAGTAATCCGGGCAGACCCCCAGGGGCGGAGGAGGCACAGCTCAGAAACTTTCTCCTCCACCACCACTGtgaccccagtgtccccatcctTCGCACACAACCCCAAACGACACAACTCTGCCTCGGTGGAGAATGTGTCCCTCAGGAAAAGCGAAGGcctggaggaggagcagggtaGCAGTCCCATGTGCCGGGAAACCTCGGCTGGCTTCCAGAATGGCCTCAACTACATCGCCATTGATGTGGTGGATGGGTCCCTGGCAAACTGTGACAAATCCAGGTTGAAAGCTAGGCATCTCCTGAATGGGGGCATCAATGGAGTAGAGATGAGCACCTATGCCAGCATAGACTTTCTGTCTCACAACCTGAAAGAAGCCAGTGCTGTGAAAG